GAAGAGCGACAGCAGCAAGAGCCTTTTCAAAGGGATGACCCTCCCATAACAAAAACCAGGCTGAAGCCCCGATATACTGTTTCTCTGGATTTTCAGGTGTAACAATCAGTTTGGCAATTGTGTTGCGGGCTTCTTTTTTAGAGTCAGCATCTTTAAAAGGGGGAATGAGACGAATTTTCTTTGGTGCATCCAGTTTTTCACCCTCTGTTTCGGTCACGGATGCTTGAACACTGTTGTGTGAAAAACTAAGAACAACAAGTAACGCTGCAGTGGAAATCTTTAAAATATTTTTCATGATAGTTCCTCCTCAATGAATAATTCCAAGGCAGCATAATGCAGAATTACCCAGTAGGCAATAATGATAAAAAATAGAATTGGTATGCGTATAGTTTAAAATCATTCGACAGATGTAAAGGTTGACAATTGTCTTGAGAAGCGATCATTTTAAAACACGGATTAAAATCCTCACTCTTTATAAACTTAAAGGAAAAAACGATGGAAGTAAAAGATAGCAACGGTAATCCCTTACACGATGGTGACTCTGTGATGCTTATTAAAGACTTAAAAGTAAAAGGCGGCGGGGGTCTGACTTTGAAAAGAGGGACGGTTGTAAAAAACATTCGACTCACGTCGAGCGAAGACGAGATTGAGTTCCGTGAAGGGAAATCCCAAATCGTTCTGAAGACCTGCTTTTTGAAAAAAGCTTAAGGTTTATTTTTATACCATAAAAGTCACTGCAAGGATCGTCGCAGCAGTCTAATTTGACTAATAAAATGTTGAAGGAAGCCTATGGACTCTAAACACCGCGTGGTGAGAAGTGCTCAAAAAGAAGAAATTGAGGACCTCAATAAGCTTATACAAGAATCTGCGCGGGGGCTCAGTCGAAAACATTATACACCTCAGCAGATCGAAAGCTTGATTCGTTATGTCTTTAGTGTGGACAGCGAACTGATTGAGGACCAAACCTATTATGTCATCGATGAAGGCGGTGCGTATTTGGCGTGTGGAGGCTGGAGTAAACGACGTACTTTGTTTGGGGGAGACCATTGTCTTGATAGAACGCAAGGATCTTTAGATCCTCATCAGGAAGCAGCAAAAATCCGAGCATTTTTTGTAGCGCCGGCTTATGTTGGTCAAGGATTAGCGAAGATGTTAATGAACGTTTGTGAAGAAAAAGCAAAGGCTGCGGGATTCACAAAGACTGAACTTATGTCCACGTTGCCGGGGGTCGATTTTTACAAAAATCAGGGATACGTTGGGGAACACTTGATTGATTACACGTTGCCCGATGGAGTGATCGTTCAGTTTATGCCGATGTCGAAAACTTTTTGATGGGGTAATTTGAGGCCTCTCTACTTTTTGCAAAATCTTTGCTACCCTGTTTTCCTAAAAACAAAAAGAGCCTTGGAAAGCGTTCGCCTTTAAAGATCTCCCCGGCGATTTTATTGGGGGTTCTGTGGGGTCGTTGTTTCTAAAGTCAGTGTCCTATACAGAACAAGTTGACAGCATGAAAGCGAATGCGTTTTTGAATTTAGCTGAGTTTTGGGGGGAATTAACTTTTAAACCGGAAACAGAAGAATCCTCGAATTTTTGGATTTTATTTTCTTTAGTTCAAAAGAATGATTTACAATAATCTTTAAATCTGACGAGGATCAGCGACGAAACGCCATAATTTATCAGTCCCAACCCGAATGCCAATCCGTGGTGTGGTAATGTAGGGGAGGGGCTGACTTTCCCGCAAAACATAGAGTTGGGGAGAGAGTGTCAGATCAATTCCGTTATGTTCTTTTGTAATACCAAAGTCACGGCACAGTTTTCCTGGCCCATTAAGATGTTTTTCAAAAGGTGATTTTATAAAAACACCGCGAATGAGAACTGCAGCAGGAAACCCTTCTTTCTCAGTGACAAAGTTGAGACAAAAATACATCCCATAAATAAAATAAACATAACTATGACCCGCGGGGCCAAACATCACTGCATTGCGAGGTGTTAAGCCTCTGGCCGCATGACAGGCAGGATCATCTTGACCAACATAAGCCTCGGTTTCTGTAATAACGCCCTGGACGTTTTCGAACATCATAGATTTTCCAATCAACTGTTGAGCGACATCCAAGGTCGACTGTTCAAAAAAATCGCGCTCTAATCGTTTCATAAAAATGCCCATTTCAGTGATGAATAGGTTATAATTAATTTATAAAATAAAAACACTATAAACAAAAATGGGGGATATCATGGCGAAAGTAGTCAATTTTAAAAAAAGTGAAGCGGTTCTCAAAGAACTTTTAGCGAATACTTATCTTGTCTATCTCAAGACCCAAAAATTTCATTGGAATGTCCTCGGACGTCACTTTGGTCTCTTTCATAAATTTTTTCAGGAGCTTTATGGAGAATTGGCCGGGGCTGTGGATGAAGTTGCTGAGCGGCTTAGAACAATAGGAGGTTTTGCCCCTGGAAGCTTTAAGGAATTTTTAGACCTTACGACGCTTAAAGAAACGACGGATATGCGTCTTAAAGATAGTAAGATGTTGACGATTTTAGGAGAAGATCATGAAAAGATCTGTCTCTTTTTGAAGAAGTCCATCGAGAGTGTTCATGAGTCAGGGGATATCGGAACGGAAGATTTTTTGATTGAACGGTTACGCGCCCATGAAAAAACTCTTTGGATGATTCGCGCGCACTTAGAGGAATTTTAAGCATAAAAAAACGGGTAAACTTGCATTTACCCGTTTTTAATAGCTTTTGTGTCCTATAAATTCAAGGACACAAGCACTTTAGTTAGAAGCGCTTTCGTCAGCTGGCTTTTCAGCAGCAGGAGCTTCACCAACCATAGCTTCTTTTTCATTCATAGCTTCGGTCTTTGCAGCTTCAGCAGCATGAGCTTCTTTTGAAGCCTTGTGATGCTTTTTGCTTTTGTGGTGAGCTTTTTTCTCTTTACCTTCTTCTTTTTTCATCTCTTTGTGCATTTCTTCATGCACAGCAGGAGCAGCTACTTCAGCTGGCTTTGAAGCCTCTTCAGTCTTTGCTTCAGTTGCGATAGCTGAAACTGCTGTTGCTAATGTAAAAGCAGAAGCGAGTAAATAAGCGATTTTCTTCACGTTTATCTCCATGATAATATAATATTAACCGACATTCTTATCTAGAATGGCGGCATGATCTTAAGCAGAAATAGAAAAGAAAGCAATGGGGTCCTTTAAACTTTGTTGAACCTTTACTTTCTTAGAATTTTTCTTTTAAAATTATCTAATTTTTACAAAAAACTTTCCCATCCGATCAAAATGTAACCATGACTTTGACGAACCTCCTGAATCTCAGTATGATACAGGAAAAAATAGGGATGAGCTTTGTCAACAGACGCAACGCTGAAAATAACCTTTGATAGGAAACATATCTTTTTAGAACCTGGCGGGACTTGGACGGTGACTCATTTGGCCACCGTGGACGCTGAGCTTAGGTCTTTAAAAATTCAAAAGGGCAATGAATATAGTGTGAATCTTCAAAACCTATCCTTCTGTGATACAGCAGGGGCGTGGATTTTATCGCGTTTTTTAAGGCGATTGAAGATCGAAGGCATTTCTTATAGCGTTCAAAAGGCTTCTAAAGAAGTACAAGGGCTTTTAGATCAAGTCCAAAGTTATATGGTGCAGATAAAAGAACTGCCGAAGATACCAAATCGTTTTCTTTTGTTTTTGGACCATTTGGGACATCGCACGATGGCATCGGCGTATACGTCTTTGACTTTTTTATCCTTTCTGGGAGAAGTTGCCCTTACTTTTTTATCAACGCTTCTGAGACCCTGGCGTTTTCGATTTAAACCTTTTTGTACGTTGCTCCAACGTGTGGGTGTGGAAGCTTTACCCATTGTAGGGCTTATTTCTTTTCTAATAGGCATCGTCTTGACCTATCAGAGCGTTGATCAATTAAAACGCTTTGGGGCTGAGATCTTTACAATCGATCTTTTGGCCATCTCCGTTTTACGAGAGATTGGCATTTTATTGACAGCGATCGTGGTGGCCGGACGTTCAGGCAGCTCGTTTACGGCTCAGATTGGCTTTATGAAACTAAATCAAGAAGTGGATGCGATGATTGTCTTAGCCATGAATCCCACAGAAGTTTTGGTCTTGCCCCGTATTTTGGCTTTGATTGTTGCGCTTCCACTTTTGGCGGTTTTTTCGGATTTCATGGCTGTTTTAGGGGGCGGTTTGATGTCCATGAGTATTTTAGATTTAAATCTAGAACAATTTTTTCAACATTTAAAAATGGCTTTAGGCCCCTGGACGTTTTGGGTCGGTATTATTAAAGCGCCGTTTTTTGCTTTTGTGATTGCTTTGGTTGGATGCTTTGAAGGGTTACGCATTGAAGGAGGGGCGCGCAGTGTGGGAATTCATACAACCAAATCAGTGGTAGAAAGTATCTTTATGGTTATTGTTTTGGATGCTGCGTTTTCAATTGTCTTCTCGTACATAGGTATTTAGACAATGAGCAACAATACCAGTATCCTTAAGATTGAAAATCTAACCACCGAGATTCATGGTCAAATGATCCATCAAGATTTAAACCTTGATGTAAAGCGCGGTGAAATTCTTGGACTGGTGGGGGCGTCAGGAAGTGGAAAAACCGTCTTATTGAGAACAATTTTAGGATTGCTAAAACCAAAGGCCGGCAAGATTGTTCTTTTTGGGAGTGATATCCATGGAGAAAAAAGTGATGTTTTGCGCACCCGGTGTGGTGTTCTTTTTCAAAGTGGAGCCCTGTTCAGTTCTCTTACTGTTGAAGAAAACATTCAAGTACCCATGGAAGAGATGACAAATCTTCCACCAGACCTCATGCGTGAAATAAGTTATTTGAAATTAGCGATGGTCGGTTTGTCTTTGGACGCTGCTCAAAAACTTCCTTCAGAACTATCGGGGGGAATGGTGAAACGTGTGGCGTTAGCGCGTGCTTTAGCTGTGGACGCTGAGTTGTTGTTTTTAGATGAGCCTACATCAGGTCTCGATCCTATCTCTGCAGAAAAATTTGATCAATTATTAAGGAAATTGCAGCATAATCTCAATCTGACGGTCTTTATGGTGACCCATGATCTTGATAGTCTTTATGCGATTTGCGATCGTATTGCTGTTTTGGTTGACCGTAAGGTGATCGTGGGGACTATTGACCAAATAAAAAAATATCCGCACCCTTGGATTAAAGATTACTTTAGTGGGGAGCGAGGACGGGGACGGAAGGGAACGTAAATGGAAGTAAAACCAAACTATGTCATTGCTGGCAGTTTTGTTTTTGGTTTGCTTTTGGCAGCGCTGATTGCAGTGTTGTGGATGGCCAAAATTGATTTTCAGGGGAGGGCCCTTACCTATGACATTCTTTTTGAAGGATCGGTGACGGGTTTAAGAGAAAACGAGCAAGTGCGTTATCATGGCTTGCCCATAGGATATATTAAAAGTCTCGCCGTTGATCAAAGAAATCCTGAGCGTATCTTGGTGCGTGTGAACATTACAGAGCCAGCGCTCATTCGAGAAGATACTATTGCGTCCATTGAAGCGAAGGGATTGACAGGAACAGGCTATATTCAAATTGAAGGAGGAAGTCGGGAAAGTCCTCTTCTACGCGCTAAAGAGGGTGAACGTTATCCCATTATAAAATCGCGGCAATCAAAGATTGAGATTTTATTTAGCGATGCCCCAAAAGTTCTCAGACGTATCTATAAATTGACAGGAACTTTGAACCGTTTCTTCGATGATGAAACGCGTATGGCCTTTAAAGAAGTTATGTTTGAGACACGACATTCCTTAAAAGCTTTGCAAAAGTCCTTCGAAGATTTCACCTTGCAAATGCATAGCATGAAAAATGATTTCCACGTTGTGATGGGGAAATTTAAAGATTCAGCAGGAATCTTTAATGATACGGCTATCGAATTTAAAAAGATGCTGGAAGGGAATCGTGAAGCGATCGAAGGATTTACCCACACCAGTCTTTATGAGTTTTCAAAGTTGATTTCAGAAACCCATGATTCTGTTCAAGGGATTACGCGTATTGTGTCACAATTAGAGCGCAGTCCGGGTGACTTTATCAATAAAAACTTAAATTCAGGGGTTCCCATCGAATGATGCAAATGGTTAATTCAAGAGCGTTTGTTGTTGTGAGCTTTTTTCTAACGGGGTGTGTCAGTTTGTTTCCTGAACCTTCTAAAGAAGGGAAAAGAATTGTCTTACAATCTCTGAAAGAGCTCCGTAAATCTCACGTATCTTTGTCAGACATTGTGATGATTGATGAACCTGCAGCAACTGGTCCTGTTGCGACAACGAGAATTAGTGTTTTAAGACAGGATGAGGCAGGATTAATGCTGCAGGATATGTTGGCGGGGACAGAATGGCCAGAGAGTTTGCCAAAAATTATCCAAACGCATTTAGTTGAGGCCCTTGAGTATTCCGGTCATTTTAAGGGGGTAGGGCGTGTTGAAGATAACCTTAAGAGCACCCTTTTAATGATTCCTGAAATCCGACACTTCGATCTTCTTGAAGATCAAGGCGTCTTTCGTAAGGTACAAATTGAATTAGAAATAAAAATGGCCCGCTCGCCTCGTCGAGATCTCTTGGCTCAGCGTGTTTTTAAATCAGAAGCTTTCGTAACAGAACAGGGTCTTAAAGGAGTAATGATGGCCTTTAATCAGGCCTATCAGCGTATTTTGGATGAGCTTGTTCAGTGGGTTTTAGAGGCTCAGTTTAAGAATTAGAGTGGAAAAACAGCGACGTAACCCTTATTTAATAAGAAGACTTGCATTTTTTTTATGAGTTCAGTAAAAGCAAAATAGATTTATGTATAAATAGGATTCGACCATGAAGAAAAATACCCATCCCGATTACCATACGATTAAAGTCGTTATGACGAATGGTACTGAATTTGAGACCCGTTCAACTTGGGGTAAAGAAGGCGACGTGTTTCGCTTAGATATCGATCCTTCATCCCATCCTGCTTGGACAGGCGTTCATCGTCTTATTGACACTGGGGGGCAACTCTCTAAGTTTAACAGCCGTTATCAAAATTTTGGTCTTAAGAATTAATTTTAATATTTTACCACAATAAAAGGCCCTTTGACTTTATGTCTGGGGCCTTGTTTTTTTTGTCCACTCCAGCCACAATAGGCACGGAGGTTACCCATGCGCCCATTTGATTTAACGCCTTTATTTCGCTCAAGCATTGGTTTTGATAATTTAATGCGTTTGATGGATGCTGCCATGCGTTCTGAAGAAGGTGGTCATACAACCTATCCCCCCTATAACATCGAAAAACTTGATGAGAACATCTATCGTTTGATCATGGCTGTGGCGGGTTTTTCCAGCGAAGAACTATCTGTTACCATTCAACATAACTTGTTAACAGTCTCAGGTAAATCTAAGGGGGAAGAGGAAAAGGTCCAATATATCTATAAAGGAATTGCGCGTCGGGCTTTTGAACGACGTTTTCAGGTCGCTGATTTTATCCAAGTAGGTGATGCATTACTTGAGAATGGTCTCTTGAAGATCACGTTAATTCGAGAAATTCCTGAAGATTTCAAACCACAATCTATCGCTATTCAAACCCGCAATCCTAAAGCATTGCCCAGTAAATAATTAACTTTGGACTATAAAAAACCCCGACTTTTTGGATCGGGGTTTTTAAAAGTATTAAAGTGTTTTTTGCTTAGCTGGCGGAAGAAGTCTCAGCAGGTGTTGTTGTGTCGCCAACAGGCGTTGTTGTATCGCCAGCAGGTGTGGTCGTTGTGTCACCAGCGGGTGTTGTTGTTGTATCGCCAGCAGGCGTTGTTGTTGTATCACCAGCAGGAGTGGTCGTTGTGTCAACTGTCGTAGGTGCTGGGGTAGGATTTGTTGGTTGCGGATCATTTGGCGTCGTAGTTACTTCAGGAACCACTGGGGTTGGCTTTACGCTGATTGGCAGTGTTGCTGAACGCAATGAAAACACAGGAGTTGCGTTATTTCCTCCACCCCCTGAAACAGAAATTTCAAAGCCATTGGGTGCATTAATCGTATATTTGACTTTACCAATAAATGGATTGCTAAAGCCTATAGATGCAGTGCCTGCACCATCCGACAAATCATAGGTTAATGTTCCTTCAACACCCTTGAGCAGAGTATTTGATTTAGCGGCACTGTGTCCTGATGATTCAGGTTGAATGTCGTCAGGAACCATTCTTTCACACCATTGACCCAGTGTGCATAAAGATGTTGTTGTGTTCAGAGTTAGAACTCTGCTTGTATAGTTATTGACAGTAAAAGCAACAGAACGATCACTATCTTCAAGCTTACTTAAGTCTGCAGAAACAGTAACTTTTCCCGTGGATGGATCCAAAGCCACAACGATATTCTCAAAATCGCCCAAGGGAGCGATCGCATCAGAAAGTTGCTTTTGAACATTTGCTGTAATCTCGGCAGCTTTTCCTTCGTCGTCACGATGAAAGGAAACAGTCTTACTTGCACTGTTTGCAACAAACTCAACTTGCCCGACGGTTGTTTTCACGCTGCCATCAGAGTTAACTTCAAAATCATCAACACTGGCTTGAACATTGCTGATCGCTAAGGTGAACATAAAGGAAGAGGTGAGGAGTAATTTATTTGTTATTTTCATTTATTTTTCCCTGTTGAAACAATTGTTATTATATTTCAAATACTTAATTACTTAGTAAAAATAGTCATTAAGCACTGGATGAGGATAATACCAATTATATATTTTTAGTCAAACATTCAATTACTTATAAAGTGTTTCAAAAATTTGATAAAAATCAAAAGGTTATTTAAATAAATATATTTTCTCTTCCCATAAAAAAATTTTACACCCCATTACCGCTCCAAAAGAACTTAGTACCCCAAGCCGAAACCAAAACCAATTTTGGTGAGCGCATCGCGAATATAAGGAATTGTTTTCTTTGAATACGTCATGGCATTACCGTGAGCAAAAGTTCCTGCGACAACCTTACCGTTAGCATCGAGAAAAGCTTTATGAGAGCTGCCCGATGTTTCTCTAACACTATTAGGACCATTAATCTCTTGCCATAAAGCTTTAATTTGACCAAAGGAGACATTTTTAAATGCTTGATAATCAAAAATAGCTTCATACGTCTTCCAATGTTTCCCGCTGAGATAGTTTGGATTTGAGATCAAAGTTCTATAGGTGTTTGTATCCGCTCCATGAAACAGACGCATTCCGCGCGGGGCAAGATAATCTAAGCGATCCTTTACGACTACTTGACTGGAAGAGGCGACAGGAAATACCTCTTGCGTCGTTTCTGAGGTAGAAGTTCTGAGAAGAGAAACGTGTTGGTTTTCCTTAGGTTCTTCTTTGACTATTAAAGGTTTTGGCAGACTCAAAATTTCTGGTGCAGCAGGGATACTGCTATGGGTTTTGATATCCACTTCTGAAGGCAGATCTACGGTGTCATTGAGTGAAGTTTTAATCAGCTCTTCCGTTATGATGTCAATGTCCTTTTCAAACAAAGATGTCGTCTGAGGAGGGACAAGGGAAGTCACTTGTTTAACAGGTTTCACGCTTGAAGGAGGAAGAGCGGGGGCTTTACTAGAACTAGGCTTCTGCTGATTTGGTGCACCCTCTTTGCTTGTTGTCTGACGAGCGTGAGGAGATGAAGCAACACTTGAAGAAGAGTGTTCAGCTCTACTAACCGCACGCGTTGGTACTTGTTTTGGCTTCAACCAATCCGGGTAAAGAAGGGGGTTAATTTTTTTATAGTCTTTATAAGTAGGATCAACTTGGCTTCTTTC
The sequence above is drawn from the Candidatus Nucleicultrix amoebiphila FS5 genome and encodes:
- a CDS encoding DNA-3-methyladenine glycosylase, which translates into the protein MKRLERDFFEQSTLDVAQQLIGKSMMFENVQGVITETEAYVGQDDPACHAARGLTPRNAVMFGPAGHSYVYFIYGMYFCLNFVTEKEGFPAAVLIRGVFIKSPFEKHLNGPGKLCRDFGITKEHNGIDLTLSPQLYVLRESQPLPYITTPRIGIRVGTDKLWRFVADPRQI
- a CDS encoding ABC-type transport auxiliary lipoprotein family protein, which encodes MMQMVNSRAFVVVSFFLTGCVSLFPEPSKEGKRIVLQSLKELRKSHVSLSDIVMIDEPAATGPVATTRISVLRQDEAGLMLQDMLAGTEWPESLPKIIQTHLVEALEYSGHFKGVGRVEDNLKSTLLMIPEIRHFDLLEDQGVFRKVQIELEIKMARSPRRDLLAQRVFKSEAFVTEQGLKGVMMAFNQAYQRILDELVQWVLEAQFKN
- the rpmE gene encoding 50S ribosomal protein L31, with product MKKNTHPDYHTIKVVMTNGTEFETRSTWGKEGDVFRLDIDPSSHPAWTGVHRLIDTGGQLSKFNSRYQNFGLKN
- a CDS encoding Hsp20 family protein; protein product: MRPFDLTPLFRSSIGFDNLMRLMDAAMRSEEGGHTTYPPYNIEKLDENIYRLIMAVAGFSSEELSVTIQHNLLTVSGKSKGEEEKVQYIYKGIARRAFERRFQVADFIQVGDALLENGLLKITLIREIPEDFKPQSIAIQTRNPKALPSK
- a CDS encoding MlaD family protein, with the protein product MEVKPNYVIAGSFVFGLLLAALIAVLWMAKIDFQGRALTYDILFEGSVTGLRENEQVRYHGLPIGYIKSLAVDQRNPERILVRVNITEPALIREDTIASIEAKGLTGTGYIQIEGGSRESPLLRAKEGERYPIIKSRQSKIEILFSDAPKVLRRIYKLTGTLNRFFDDETRMAFKEVMFETRHSLKALQKSFEDFTLQMHSMKNDFHVVMGKFKDSAGIFNDTAIEFKKMLEGNREAIEGFTHTSLYEFSKLISETHDSVQGITRIVSQLERSPGDFINKNLNSGVPIE
- a CDS encoding alkylphosphonate utilization protein produces the protein MEVKDSNGNPLHDGDSVMLIKDLKVKGGGGLTLKRGTVVKNIRLTSSEDEIEFREGKSQIVLKTCFLKKA
- a CDS encoding GNAT family N-acetyltransferase, translated to MDSKHRVVRSAQKEEIEDLNKLIQESARGLSRKHYTPQQIESLIRYVFSVDSELIEDQTYYVIDEGGAYLACGGWSKRRTLFGGDHCLDRTQGSLDPHQEAAKIRAFFVAPAYVGQGLAKMLMNVCEEKAKAAGFTKTELMSTLPGVDFYKNQGYVGEHLIDYTLPDGVIVQFMPMSKTF
- a CDS encoding Dps family protein, producing the protein MAKVVNFKKSEAVLKELLANTYLVYLKTQKFHWNVLGRHFGLFHKFFQELYGELAGAVDEVAERLRTIGGFAPGSFKEFLDLTTLKETTDMRLKDSKMLTILGEDHEKICLFLKKSIESVHESGDIGTEDFLIERLRAHEKTLWMIRAHLEEF
- a CDS encoding MlaE family ABC transporter permease, with the protein product MSTDATLKITFDRKHIFLEPGGTWTVTHLATVDAELRSLKIQKGNEYSVNLQNLSFCDTAGAWILSRFLRRLKIEGISYSVQKASKEVQGLLDQVQSYMVQIKELPKIPNRFLLFLDHLGHRTMASAYTSLTFLSFLGEVALTFLSTLLRPWRFRFKPFCTLLQRVGVEALPIVGLISFLIGIVLTYQSVDQLKRFGAEIFTIDLLAISVLREIGILLTAIVVAGRSGSSFTAQIGFMKLNQEVDAMIVLAMNPTEVLVLPRILALIVALPLLAVFSDFMAVLGGGLMSMSILDLNLEQFFQHLKMALGPWTFWVGIIKAPFFAFVIALVGCFEGLRIEGGARSVGIHTTKSVVESIFMVIVLDAAFSIVFSYIGI
- a CDS encoding ABC transporter ATP-binding protein, giving the protein MSNNTSILKIENLTTEIHGQMIHQDLNLDVKRGEILGLVGASGSGKTVLLRTILGLLKPKAGKIVLFGSDIHGEKSDVLRTRCGVLFQSGALFSSLTVEENIQVPMEEMTNLPPDLMREISYLKLAMVGLSLDAAQKLPSELSGGMVKRVALARALAVDAELLFLDEPTSGLDPISAEKFDQLLRKLQHNLNLTVFMVTHDLDSLYAICDRIAVLVDRKVIVGTIDQIKKYPHPWIKDYFSGERGRGRKGT